A section of the Natranaeroarchaeum aerophilus genome encodes:
- a CDS encoding fructosamine kinase family protein, protein MKDESSLPDADAVGDRVATALDATVRSVTELDGGLVGRVFRVDFADRAPVAAKVDDSPLENEARMLRWLAAETQLPVPDVYYVESDLLVMEYVEGDGVFDERAERDLADHLAALHDVTADAYGFEFDTLSGPFIQSNPWTDSWIEFFRDQRLRPFARAAHEDGSLTDEGLARIRRLADRLDDLLVEPPSPSLVHGDLHPGNVVVADGAVQAVIDPAIYFGHDELGLAYVQRSPEIGEAFLDQYRQTRSIDAGYFEGRKDVYTVFHVLENVRYFGAEVRPRLDEALDAVGL, encoded by the coding sequence ATGAAGGACGAGTCTTCGCTCCCGGATGCGGACGCGGTCGGTGACCGGGTCGCAACCGCACTCGACGCCACGGTCCGGTCGGTGACCGAACTCGACGGCGGGCTGGTCGGACGGGTGTTCCGCGTCGATTTCGCCGACCGAGCGCCGGTCGCCGCGAAAGTCGACGACAGTCCGCTGGAGAACGAGGCGCGAATGCTCCGCTGGCTCGCCGCCGAGACGCAGCTTCCCGTCCCCGACGTCTACTACGTCGAGTCTGACCTGCTCGTGATGGAGTACGTCGAGGGCGACGGCGTCTTCGACGAGCGCGCAGAGCGAGACCTCGCCGATCACCTCGCAGCGCTTCACGACGTGACCGCCGACGCCTACGGGTTCGAGTTCGACACCCTCTCGGGACCGTTCATCCAGTCGAACCCGTGGACCGACTCGTGGATCGAGTTCTTCCGCGACCAGCGCCTGCGTCCGTTCGCGCGAGCCGCTCACGAGGACGGCTCGCTCACTGACGAGGGGCTCGCACGGATCCGCCGTCTCGCGGATCGACTCGACGACCTGCTCGTCGAACCGCCCAGTCCCTCGCTGGTCCACGGGGACCTGCATCCCGGTAACGTCGTGGTCGCTGACGGCGCGGTACAGGCGGTGATCGATCCGGCGATCTACTTCGGTCACGACGAACTCGGGCTGGCATACGTACAACGGTCGCCCGAAATCGGCGAGGCGTTTCTCGACCAGTATCGCCAAACCCGTTCGATCGATGCGGGCTACTTCGAGGGGCGCAAAGACGTCTACACGGTCTTTCACGTCCTCGAAAACGTCCGGTATTTCGGGGCGGAAGTGCGACCACGCCTCGACGAGGCACTCGATGCTGTCGGCCTCTGA
- a CDS encoding DMT family transporter, which translates to MELGLGYSILAAFVWGGYLFVLKRYFNDFPATTLAVVVNAFAIVFYAPVTIQALRNGDGAALAGAGIEHVAVITLTILTTAGGFIFFLYAIQAGEVSYVAPINKIVPVFVLPIEVMVLGQFLTPLQVAGVVVATLAVYVANYRAGSLLDPIRRAAHSRPAQLALLSAMLFAVTDVGRRVVLQELAVPTAIWVPLLLAGVLVVFLPSALRHPPDDLRGALPKLAGAGAIVALGEHTTTIAFSLIPASIASPIVNTQAIVAVILGGVLLGEEHFRIRIVAAVLAVVGVTMIAI; encoded by the coding sequence ATGGAACTGGGACTTGGCTATTCGATCCTTGCCGCGTTCGTCTGGGGCGGCTACCTGTTCGTCCTCAAGCGCTATTTCAACGACTTCCCGGCGACGACACTCGCAGTCGTCGTCAACGCCTTCGCCATCGTCTTCTACGCGCCGGTCACGATCCAGGCGCTCCGGAACGGTGACGGAGCCGCACTTGCGGGTGCCGGGATCGAACACGTCGCCGTGATCACGCTGACGATCCTGACAACTGCGGGCGGGTTCATCTTCTTTCTGTACGCAATTCAGGCGGGAGAAGTGTCCTACGTCGCGCCGATCAACAAGATCGTCCCGGTCTTCGTCCTCCCGATCGAGGTCATGGTCCTCGGGCAGTTCCTGACGCCGCTACAGGTCGCTGGCGTCGTCGTCGCGACGCTGGCGGTCTACGTGGCGAACTACCGGGCCGGGAGTCTGCTGGATCCGATCCGTCGTGCCGCCCACTCACGACCGGCACAGCTGGCGTTGCTGTCGGCGATGCTGTTTGCGGTGACCGACGTGGGTCGTCGGGTCGTCCTGCAGGAACTCGCGGTGCCGACCGCGATCTGGGTCCCACTGTTGCTGGCGGGCGTCCTCGTCGTCTTTCTGCCCTCTGCGTTGCGACACCCACCGGACGATCTGCGCGGCGCGCTGCCAAAACTCGCCGGGGCGGGTGCGATCGTCGCGCTGGGCGAACACACGACGACCATCGCCTTCTCGCTCATTCCAGCGAGCATCGCCTCCCCGATCGTCAACACGCAGGCGATCGTCGCCGTGATCCTCGGCGGCGTCCTGCTCGGCGAGGAACACTTCCGGATCCGGATCGTCGCCGCGGTGCTCGCAGTCGTCGGCGTGACGATGATCGCCATCTGA
- a CDS encoding lipoate--protein ligase family protein, with amino-acid sequence MKLVRGRAATRAADRAATAAMLDRTAENRQPALRVWTPHQQVTFGRRDANEDGYEAARAAARKRGFTPTERSVGGRAVAYTGTTLAFAHARPIDDLRQGLGDRYDDATTTVQQALAGLGVDATAGEPPEAFCPGSYSLQADGKLVGIAQRVRSGAALVSGIVIVDDCTAIGDVLDPVYDTLGVPFDPHSVGSVASAGGPAEPGAVARALENAFVGDETRTVLSVGEFVDVED; translated from the coding sequence ATGAAGCTCGTTCGCGGCCGTGCGGCGACGCGCGCGGCCGATCGTGCGGCAACGGCGGCGATGCTCGATCGAACCGCAGAGAATCGCCAGCCTGCGCTTCGCGTCTGGACGCCCCACCAACAGGTCACATTCGGGCGTCGTGACGCCAACGAGGACGGCTACGAGGCTGCCCGAGCGGCTGCCCGGAAGCGCGGGTTCACGCCGACGGAGCGGAGCGTCGGCGGGCGCGCTGTGGCCTACACTGGGACGACGCTCGCGTTCGCACACGCGCGCCCGATCGATGATCTCCGACAGGGGCTGGGTGACCGATACGACGACGCGACGACGACCGTCCAGCAGGCGCTGGCGGGGCTCGGCGTCGATGCCACGGCGGGTGAGCCGCCGGAGGCATTCTGTCCCGGATCGTACTCCCTGCAGGCGGATGGCAAGCTCGTCGGCATCGCACAGCGGGTCCGAAGCGGCGCGGCGCTGGTCTCGGGAATCGTGATCGTCGACGACTGCACGGCGATCGGTGACGTGCTTGATCCGGTCTACGACACGCTCGGCGTCCCGTTTGATCCGCACTCTGTCGGTAGCGTCGCCAGTGCAGGCGGGCCTGCCGAGCCGGGAGCCGTCGCTCGCGCGCTTGAAAATGCCTTTGTCGGTGACGAAACACGGACCGTTCTCTCTGTCGGCGAGTTCGTCGACGTCGAGGATTAG
- a CDS encoding DedA family protein, translating into MIDAAAGLTIDLVARYGVVVLFLVFVLEGALVGKVIPTRTLFVAVVVAMGTSLLDVVPVLAAAVLGATVGQSILFVLVRRREIDLAAIDRVPIDAEGLDRAEGWLDRWGSPAIAVTNVLPVARGSLIVPMAMSDTPAYRFSAWSMAGSTVYGGALVGVAIGIESLAVLAGLF; encoded by the coding sequence ATGATAGACGCGGCCGCAGGGCTGACGATCGACCTCGTCGCCCGGTACGGCGTCGTGGTGCTCTTTCTGGTCTTCGTACTGGAGGGTGCGCTCGTCGGGAAGGTGATCCCGACGCGGACGCTGTTCGTTGCGGTCGTCGTCGCGATGGGGACGAGTCTGCTGGACGTCGTCCCGGTTCTCGCCGCCGCGGTCCTCGGGGCGACGGTCGGCCAGTCGATCCTGTTCGTGCTTGTCAGGCGGCGCGAGATCGACCTCGCGGCGATAGATCGCGTCCCGATCGACGCCGAGGGACTGGATCGTGCGGAAGGCTGGCTCGATCGGTGGGGATCACCGGCCATCGCAGTGACGAACGTCCTTCCGGTGGCGCGCGGCTCGTTGATCGTCCCGATGGCAATGTCGGACACGCCAGCGTACCGCTTTTCGGCGTGGTCGATGGCAGGTTCGACGGTCTACGGCGGCGCGCTGGTCGGGGTTGCTATCGGTATCGAGAGCCTCGCCGTCCTCGCCGGGCTATTCTAA
- a CDS encoding dihydroorotase: MLITNAVLPDDREVDVRIEDGRIAAVEPSLDGVADIDADGKRLFPGAIDVHVHFRQPGFSHKETWETGSKSAAAGGVTTVVDQPNTDPATTDGEGFDRKAELAAASYVDYGINGGVTADWSPEELFERPLFALGEVFLADSTGEMGIDADLFANAVERAGAHDTTVTVHAEDATLFDESVKDMPAVGAGTDANADLWSAFRTPEAEQAAVERAIEVAGDTGTDVHIAHTSTPEGITAAKDGDATCEVTTHHLFLSRDDLEELGTHGRMNPPLRDEERRRDVYEAVADGTVDMIATDHAPHTLDEKDAGIWEAPSGVPGVETMLPLLLEEARQDRFSYERVRDLIAANPAETFGLARKGRIEEGYDADLVLFDPAEATEIDAETLHTKCEWTPFAGLPGVFPELTMVRGEVVYQEGEFGDAVGRNVREHGGQ, from the coding sequence ATGCTCATCACGAACGCCGTCTTGCCGGACGACCGCGAGGTCGACGTCCGGATCGAAGACGGACGTATTGCGGCCGTCGAACCGTCGCTCGACGGAGTAGCAGACATCGACGCCGACGGAAAGCGCCTCTTTCCGGGCGCGATCGACGTTCACGTCCACTTTCGCCAGCCGGGCTTCTCGCACAAGGAAACGTGGGAAACCGGCTCGAAAAGCGCCGCGGCGGGCGGCGTGACGACCGTCGTCGACCAGCCCAACACCGATCCGGCGACCACGGACGGTGAAGGATTCGACCGGAAGGCCGAGCTTGCGGCGGCCTCCTACGTCGATTACGGGATCAACGGCGGGGTCACCGCCGACTGGTCCCCAGAGGAACTGTTCGAACGCCCCCTGTTCGCGCTCGGCGAGGTCTTCCTCGCCGACTCGACCGGCGAGATGGGAATCGATGCCGACCTGTTCGCCAATGCCGTCGAGCGCGCGGGTGCACACGACACGACCGTCACAGTTCACGCCGAGGACGCGACGCTGTTCGACGAGTCGGTCAAGGATATGCCCGCGGTTGGTGCAGGCACTGACGCGAACGCCGACCTCTGGAGCGCCTTCCGGACGCCCGAAGCCGAGCAAGCGGCGGTCGAGCGCGCTATCGAGGTTGCTGGCGACACCGGCACGGACGTCCACATCGCCCACACCAGCACGCCGGAGGGGATCACGGCCGCGAAAGATGGCGACGCGACCTGTGAGGTAACGACCCACCACCTCTTTCTCTCGCGGGACGACCTCGAGGAACTCGGTACTCACGGGCGGATGAACCCGCCCCTGCGCGACGAGGAGCGCCGCCGGGACGTCTACGAGGCGGTCGCCGACGGCACTGTCGACATGATCGCGACTGATCACGCACCGCACACGCTCGACGAGAAAGACGCCGGGATCTGGGAGGCTCCGAGCGGCGTGCCGGGCGTCGAGACGATGCTTCCACTCCTGCTCGAAGAGGCCCGTCAGGACCGCTTTTCCTACGAGCGCGTTCGCGATCTCATCGCCGCCAACCCCGCGGAGACGTTCGGCCTCGCCCGCAAAGGTCGGATCGAGGAAGGCTACGACGCCGATCTTGTCCTCTTTGACCCTGCCGAGGCGACCGAGATCGACGCCGAGACGCTGCACACGAAGTGCGAATGGACGCCGTTTGCGGGACTGCCGGGCGTCTTCCCCGAACTCACGATGGTTCGTGGAGAGGTCGTCTATCAGGAGGGTGAGTTCGGCGACGCAGTCGGCCGGAACGTTCGCGAACATGGCGGACAGTGA
- a CDS encoding cysteine hydrolase family protein, which yields MRLDPDTTALVIVDMQNGFAHPDGALYAPGSEDVIEPIADLIERAREAGVQIVYTRDVHPPQQFEGNHYYDEFEQWGEHVREGSWEAELVEELTIQPDDHVVEKHTYDAFHETELDGWLSARGIDDLVFCGTLANVCVLHTAGSAGLRDYRPILVEDAIGAIEDDHKEYALEHAEWLFGEVTTRAEIEFE from the coding sequence ATGAGGCTTGACCCTGATACGACCGCGCTCGTTATCGTCGACATGCAGAACGGCTTCGCCCATCCCGACGGTGCGCTCTACGCGCCGGGAAGCGAGGACGTGATCGAGCCCATCGCCGACCTGATCGAGCGCGCCCGTGAGGCGGGCGTTCAGATCGTCTACACGCGAGATGTCCATCCTCCCCAGCAGTTCGAGGGGAACCACTACTACGACGAGTTCGAGCAGTGGGGCGAGCACGTCCGCGAGGGCTCGTGGGAAGCAGAACTCGTCGAGGAACTCACGATCCAGCCCGACGATCACGTCGTCGAGAAACACACCTACGACGCCTTTCACGAAACCGAACTCGACGGCTGGCTGAGCGCGCGTGGAATCGACGATCTGGTGTTCTGTGGAACGCTTGCGAACGTCTGCGTGCTCCACACCGCAGGAAGCGCTGGGCTGCGTGACTACCGACCGATCCTCGTCGAGGACGCCATCGGGGCGATCGAGGACGACCACAAAGAGTACGCTCTGGAGCACGCCGAGTGGCTCTTTGGCGAGGTCACGACGCGTGCGGAGATCGAGTTCGAGTAA
- a CDS encoding DoxX family protein, with protein sequence MSTKSQNRLESQYAGINLEGQPHALSAWFVVLLRVMIGGMILFAGLGKYAIFSGEAFDAGGYLANVDAVSPASGLFALMAESGLFMEFVNVIVPLTQVLIGLALITGAFVRLAALGGAMQMALFYLGGWPAEWLAVFDSTLIYAVVFLAVAAFGAGRILGLDKHIEQLDIGGEPLIEKYPAAKYILG encoded by the coding sequence ATGTCCACGAAATCACAAAACCGACTCGAAAGCCAGTACGCGGGAATTAACCTCGAAGGCCAGCCACACGCCCTGAGTGCGTGGTTTGTCGTCCTACTCCGGGTCATGATCGGCGGCATGATCCTCTTTGCCGGACTCGGCAAATACGCCATCTTCAGCGGCGAGGCCTTCGACGCCGGCGGCTACCTCGCCAACGTCGACGCAGTCAGCCCCGCCAGCGGCCTGTTCGCACTAATGGCCGAGAGTGGGCTGTTCATGGAATTCGTCAACGTAATCGTCCCACTGACGCAGGTCCTGATCGGCCTCGCACTCATCACCGGCGCGTTCGTTCGCCTCGCCGCCCTCGGCGGTGCCATGCAGATGGCGCTGTTCTACCTCGGCGGCTGGCCCGCAGAGTGGCTCGCCGTCTTCGACTCGACGCTCATCTACGCCGTCGTCTTCCTGGCGGTGGCCGCCTTCGGCGCAGGCCGAATCCTCGGCCTCGACAAACACATCGAACAGCTGGACATCGGCGGCGAACCACTCATCGAAAAGTACCCCGCCGCAAAGTACATCCTCGGCTGA
- a CDS encoding DUF5806 family protein: MDDNPEPDDTPDTGNDPEMDAESSSSPQPGVPDTDSQVPEDVQKYEKFTKMDGAQYDRVNEFLRDRTYITAREWAIARLCADFRTETGVEMTKIGENLPELVPFMTDTYSPQAVNQARASFEEKVRTAGATFLYGAMCDFFTAEELDDVMYEVTEVAKFLLEVEGVDLDVEDELDAEDRISAVMREVRSSSEQLRHDAAECPHCGGDLDAHE, encoded by the coding sequence ATGGACGACAATCCCGAACCGGACGATACACCCGATACGGGCAACGACCCTGAAATGGACGCCGAATCATCGAGTTCACCACAGCCCGGCGTCCCGGATACCGATTCGCAGGTTCCCGAGGACGTCCAGAAGTACGAGAAGTTCACCAAGATGGACGGCGCACAGTACGACCGTGTCAACGAGTTCCTGCGCGACCGGACGTATATCACTGCCCGCGAGTGGGCGATCGCCCGGCTCTGTGCCGATTTCCGGACCGAAACGGGCGTCGAGATGACCAAGATCGGTGAGAACCTGCCCGAACTGGTCCCCTTCATGACCGACACCTACAGCCCACAGGCGGTCAATCAGGCGCGCGCGTCGTTCGAGGAGAAGGTTCGCACTGCAGGGGCAACCTTCCTCTACGGGGCGATGTGTGACTTCTTCACCGCCGAAGAGCTCGATGACGTGATGTACGAGGTCACCGAGGTCGCAAAGTTCCTGCTCGAAGTCGAGGGCGTCGACCTGGACGTCGAGGACGAACTCGACGCCGAAGACCGTATCTCGGCAGTGATGCGGGAGGTCCGCTCGTCGAGCGAGCAGTTACGCCACGACGCCGCCGAATGCCCTCACTGTGGCGGCGACCTGGACGCCCACGAGTAG
- a CDS encoding winged helix-turn-helix domain-containing protein, producing the protein MAGTDGEHIEDLPPSAKLVFKVLEYDGPLTQKQIVEESMLSARTVRYALERLEDIGIVDEDVYFADARQSLYEIDEDAMARADGCAEPGACAE; encoded by the coding sequence ATGGCTGGCACTGACGGGGAACATATCGAAGACCTACCGCCGAGCGCAAAGCTCGTGTTCAAAGTACTGGAGTACGACGGTCCCCTGACACAGAAACAGATAGTCGAGGAGTCGATGCTATCGGCTCGAACCGTTCGCTACGCCCTGGAGCGACTCGAGGATATCGGTATCGTCGACGAAGACGTCTATTTTGCGGACGCAAGACAGAGCCTCTACGAGATCGACGAGGACGCCATGGCCCGCGCCGACGGGTGTGCCGAACCCGGTGCCTGCGCCGAATAA
- a CDS encoding TRAM domain-containing protein has translation MANCPLADDCPSFSERIEGMGCSHYGDRGGKEWCTHYAQPISELKTQPVKPKEEVVVDVTDIHESGAGVGRTEDGFIILVDGILPDARARVKITNVHSNHAQGEEVERLPMDDEDRDESAESGVQEDDDDTDRDRADPTDRRPQLGSREDFWGS, from the coding sequence ATGGCTAACTGTCCACTGGCGGACGACTGCCCGAGCTTTTCAGAGCGGATCGAGGGGATGGGATGTAGCCACTACGGGGACCGTGGTGGCAAGGAATGGTGTACCCACTACGCCCAGCCGATCTCCGAGCTGAAGACCCAGCCTGTCAAACCCAAAGAGGAGGTCGTCGTTGACGTGACCGATATTCACGAGAGCGGTGCCGGGGTCGGCCGCACCGAGGATGGCTTTATTATCCTCGTCGATGGCATTCTCCCCGATGCGCGGGCTCGCGTCAAGATCACCAATGTCCACTCGAACCACGCGCAGGGCGAGGAGGTCGAACGGCTCCCGATGGACGACGAGGATAGAGACGAGAGTGCAGAGTCGGGCGTGCAAGAGGACGATGATGACACCGATCGGGACAGGGCCGATCCCACTGACCGCCGCCCTCAGCTCGGGAGTCGCGAGGACTTCTGGGGCTCTTGA
- a CDS encoding VOC family protein, producing the protein MLSASDGTVYPDDDELVGMEVQHTAVAVSDLDATKAFYEDGLGLVYEHDFHVDGTHHYYVSGEELDTAIQFVHDESGDTEIEPSGIVHLALLVDDVDETVEELVSETGCTVLKGPLTVEEANARAAFVEDPDGYEVELFRWLE; encoded by the coding sequence ATGCTGTCGGCCTCTGATGGAACCGTTTATCCGGACGACGACGAACTGGTGGGCATGGAGGTCCAGCACACCGCGGTCGCAGTGTCGGATCTCGATGCCACGAAAGCCTTCTACGAGGACGGACTCGGACTGGTCTACGAACACGACTTTCACGTCGACGGAACGCACCACTACTACGTGAGTGGTGAGGAACTCGATACGGCGATCCAGTTCGTTCACGACGAGAGCGGGGACACAGAGATCGAGCCTTCAGGGATCGTTCACCTCGCGCTGCTGGTCGATGACGTCGACGAGACCGTCGAGGAACTGGTCTCCGAGACGGGCTGTACAGTACTGAAGGGACCACTCACCGTTGAGGAGGCGAACGCTCGCGCGGCGTTCGTCGAGGACCCCGATGGCTACGAGGTCGAACTGTTTCGCTGGCTGGAGTAG
- a CDS encoding DUF7384 family protein — MSNRHTEMDVDPASVVADADVLAADLLVGGPPRDALDHVRAHSWVKLVASDHLLDDATGLIEQFANERLAEEWRARIERERVSVEHPPDDHPALASAYRGKAAHVLSFDERLNSAQAGASLQSHVTVSVRHPNAFATVFDPESLYGVLHDGEYPGPDRDPRS; from the coding sequence ATGAGTAACCGACACACCGAGATGGACGTCGACCCGGCCAGTGTCGTCGCGGATGCCGACGTGCTGGCGGCGGACCTCCTCGTGGGGGGTCCACCCCGAGACGCGCTCGATCACGTCCGTGCTCACTCCTGGGTCAAGCTGGTGGCAAGCGACCACCTGCTGGACGACGCCACGGGGCTGATCGAACAGTTCGCGAACGAGCGGCTGGCCGAGGAGTGGCGAGCCAGGATCGAACGGGAGCGGGTTTCCGTTGAACATCCACCGGACGATCACCCCGCACTCGCCAGTGCCTACCGCGGGAAGGCAGCGCATGTCCTCTCGTTCGACGAACGGTTGAACAGTGCACAGGCAGGGGCATCGCTACAGAGCCACGTTACAGTGAGCGTCAGACACCCGAACGCATTTGCTACCGTCTTCGACCCCGAAAGTCTCTATGGAGTGTTACACGACGGCGAGTACCCGGGTCCGGATCGGGATCCGCGGTCCTGA
- a CDS encoding RNA-guided endonuclease InsQ/TnpB family protein — protein MVTVTVTAKFHNPSLSRRKEWQHATRLYRDTKQFCIDGWENDDFGKSVTTASIDNDLYSAIQNQAIREAKADHNKDGEVRYRESQPFAVNNQNWELDTTENGTVVVGFPCVSQWWYTPIEVYDDIADPVDRLLEGDADKSRLQVYRRGDDWYCTFNIEYDADTSGETPIGVDIGERHILAVTAYGEDESILVSGSEAKYVRRKYRSLRDSLSQAGALRARNRVGDKEQRRIKDLNHKLSRRLITFAEQFENPVIRMEDLEGIRENSSWSGVHSWHFHQLQQFITYKAERTGIRVEKVDAYHTSQRCSECGSMGTRDGDHFSCSECGRGRHADLNASENIAQREGEPCTG, from the coding sequence ATGGTCACGGTGACTGTCACCGCGAAGTTCCACAATCCATCCCTCTCACGGCGGAAAGAGTGGCAACACGCTACTCGTCTCTACCGTGACACCAAGCAGTTCTGCATCGACGGATGGGAGAACGACGACTTCGGCAAATCCGTGACCACGGCCAGCATCGACAACGACCTCTACTCGGCCATCCAGAACCAAGCCATTCGAGAGGCGAAAGCCGACCACAACAAGGACGGAGAGGTTCGCTACCGAGAGAGTCAGCCGTTCGCCGTCAACAACCAGAACTGGGAGCTCGACACGACCGAGAACGGCACGGTCGTCGTCGGCTTTCCGTGCGTCTCCCAATGGTGGTACACCCCGATAGAAGTGTACGACGACATTGCCGACCCCGTAGACCGACTGCTCGAAGGAGACGCCGACAAGAGCCGTCTACAGGTCTACCGTCGCGGAGACGACTGGTACTGTACGTTCAACATCGAATACGACGCCGACACGTCGGGGGAGACGCCCATCGGTGTCGATATTGGTGAACGGCACATCCTCGCTGTGACCGCCTACGGTGAGGACGAGTCAATACTGGTGTCTGGTAGTGAGGCGAAATACGTTCGACGCAAATATCGTTCCCTACGCGATTCGCTTTCGCAAGCGGGTGCGCTTCGCGCACGTAACCGTGTGGGTGACAAAGAACAGCGTCGAATCAAAGACTTGAACCACAAACTCTCTCGTCGTCTCATCACGTTCGCGGAACAGTTCGAGAATCCCGTCATTCGGATGGAAGACCTCGAAGGCATCCGCGAGAACAGTTCGTGGTCGGGCGTTCACTCATGGCACTTCCACCAACTCCAACAGTTCATCACGTACAAAGCCGAACGCACTGGTATCCGAGTCGAGAAAGTCGATGCGTACCATACCAGCCAGCGGTGTTCGGAATGTGGTTCGATGGGAACCCGTGATGGCGACCACTTTTCGTGTTCGGAGTGCGGTCGTGGACGCCACGCTGACCTGAACGCTTCGGAGAATATCGCACAACGGGAGGGTGAACCATGCACGGGCTAA
- a CDS encoding XTP/dITP diphosphatase: MIQFVTSNEGKVREAREYLPETVRQVNYDYTEIQSDDLEAIVTRGAREAYREIEGDEPVLVDDTGLFIDAFEGFPGPYSAYVDDTLGIERVQKLVEREENHRAAFRTVLGYCDGKTVETFEGSLRGRIVPPRGDGGFGYDPIFEHDGRTLAELSTEEKNAISHRARALAAFADWLAVQK; this comes from the coding sequence ATGATCCAGTTTGTCACCAGCAACGAGGGGAAGGTCCGCGAAGCACGGGAATACCTCCCCGAAACGGTTCGACAGGTCAACTACGATTACACCGAGATCCAGAGCGACGACCTTGAAGCCATCGTCACGCGTGGCGCACGCGAGGCCTACCGCGAGATCGAGGGCGACGAGCCGGTGCTGGTCGATGATACTGGGCTGTTCATCGACGCGTTTGAGGGCTTTCCGGGGCCGTACTCGGCGTACGTCGACGATACACTGGGTATCGAGCGCGTCCAGAAGCTAGTCGAGCGTGAGGAGAACCACCGCGCCGCGTTCCGAACCGTGCTGGGCTACTGCGACGGGAAAACCGTCGAGACCTTCGAGGGAAGTCTTCGAGGTCGGATTGTTCCACCGCGTGGCGACGGCGGCTTCGGCTACGATCCCATCTTCGAGCACGACGGCCGGACGCTCGCCGAGCTATCGACTGAGGAGAAAAACGCGATTTCCCATCGTGCTCGGGCACTGGCGGCCTTTGCGGACTGGCTGGCTGTACAGAAGTGA